CGGTGTAGTACTGATCCGTTCGGTTCAGGGTCTGCTCCGTCGGATAGCGGATGATATTCACCAGGAGACTCCCCTGAAGGTCCAATCGTTCCGCCCGCGCTTCGAACTTCAAATCGGGGGAAAAGGTGACCCCGGCCGCCGGATGATGTTCAGCGACGAAGGTCGGGTTATCCTCGTATTGGCCCTTCACGCTCATCGAGGGTTCCAGCGACCATTCGGTTGCGGCCGCCCCTTGGGAAAGGACCAGTAAAATTCCGACGGTCCATGCCCCGGTTCTTCTCAAGAACGGCCCCATGATGAATCAGAAACCGGCCGTTGTTCTGTCCGATCTTCGCCCCGAGTTCTTCATGGAACCACGATCACGTCCCCCCGTTGAAGGAGGATGTTCTGTTCCAGGTGGTTCCCCTTTTTCACATCGCCGTAGCGAAACGGATAGGTCCGTTGGTTGCCCTGCTCCCAACGCAGCACCTTGATCCCGTTTTCGGAGGCGTACGGCGTCATCCCGCCGGCGAGGCTCAGCGCCTGCATGACGTTGGAGTAATGGCCGACGAGATATTCGCCCGGACGGTTCACTTTCCCGATCACGTAAATCTTATAGCTGTTCACTTTCGTCACCGCGACCGATACGGTCGGTTCGGGGATGAACGGCGATAGGCGCTGCCGGATATCCTTTCGGAGTTCCTCGGCGGTTCTCCCCTCGGCCTGGACCTCCCCGATCAGCGGGAATGAAATCATTCCGTCCGGACGGACCAGCACCTCGCGGGTCAGGCTATCGTCCTTCCAAACCGAGATCTGCAAAACGTCCTCCGGTCCCAGGCGGTATCCGAGATCCGTGGGTGTTCCATCCGTTATCGCACCGACCGGAACCGGCAGAAGGCACAACGCCGCCGATGCCACAATGGCCCATGCGGTCTCAAACCCTTTCACGCGACGGTCTCCTTCCCTTCCATCATCCTTTGACCTGAGCGATCTGAGCCAGCGCGGCCCGGGCATCCTCGATGCCGGGGAAAGGCTTGGAGGCCTGAACCGCCCGCCCCAGGTAACGCCTGGCTTTGATTTCATTTCCCACCTTGTAATAGGCCATCCCGAGATGGTAATACAGGATCGGACGGTCGGGCACCTTCGATTCGATCTTCTGGAACACCCGCACCCCGTCCTCAAACCGGCCCATTTTCACGTAGACCCATCCCAGTGTGTCCAGGAACAAGGGATTGGGGGCCGTCTTTTCGAAATCCCGGCTCAAGGCGAGCGCGCGTTCCAGGCTCTGTGGATCTCCCCTGTGTTCCGTCAACAAGGAGGCCAGGTTGTTGGCGGCCAACAGGACATTGGGGTTTTTATCCAGGACTTTTTCGTAGAGCTGGATCGCCTGATCGGTTTGTCCGATCTGCGTTTGAGCCGCCGCCAAAAGCACCTGGAGCTCTTCGGATTTCGGGTTCGCCCGAAGCCCTTTTTCCAACACCGCCGCTGCATCGGATGGCTTTTCCTGCAGGAGCTTCAAATTGGACAGATCGATCCAAGGGGTGACCCAATCCGGCTTGAGTCGGATCGCTTCCAAAAACTCGTGTTCCGCCCCGGCCCGATCCCCCTGCACCACCAGGACCTCGCCCAGCATTCCATGGGCGTAAGGGTGTTCGGGGCGAGCGGAGATGAGCTTTCGAAGCCGACCGCTCGCTTCTTCTTTTTTTCCCTGCGCCAGCTCCACCTGCATCAGCCCAAACAGAGGAGCGGGGGCATCCGGCCGAAGGTCCATCGCGCGATCATAGGCCCGGGTCGCCCTCTCCCATTGCCTGCGGGCTTGACCGAGGCTTCCCTCCGCCATGTCCGCCACGACCGGATCGGCGCCGGCCGCCTGAACACGGGTGAGCGCCGCCTCGGCCCCGCGCCAATCCCGATCCGCCATATTAAGCGTCAACAGGGCGCCCAAGGTCTCAACATCGTTCGGCGTTTCCCTCAGGATCGCTTCCAGGCGGCCGCGGGCGGCCTCCGGTTTTCCATCCGCGGCGTCCAACCGGGCGAGAACCCGACGGGCATCGAACTGTCGAGGGTCCAGCGCCACGGCCTTCTCCAGACTCTCGCGGGCCAGGGGGCCCTCACCCGTCGCCAGATAGGCCTGGCCCAAAAGGGAATGGACGTCCGCCCTTTCGGGCTGATCCTTGAGCACGGACCGGAAGGCCCCGACGGCATCCTGGCCTTCTCCATCGAGCAGCGAGATCTTGCCCTGGACGAGCAGTGCGTCCGAGGAGCGGGGATTTTTCTTCAAGACTTCCTGCAGGCGCTTCTCGGCCGATTCCCGATTCCCTTCGGCGAAATCCATCTCGGCCAATTTCACCCGGGCGTTCAAACCCTGGGGGCGGTCCTCTTCCTCGTTCACGATCTTCTCGTATACTCTCCGGGCCTCCTCCGTTTTCTTGGCCTTCTGGTAGAGTTGCCCCAAGGCGAACTGAAACTGGGCGGCATTGTCCGATTTCTTAACGGCTTCCAACAAAACCGCCTCCCCCTCCCGGATCCCTTTGTGGGCGGTCACAAACTCGGCGAGACCCAGCCATCCCCGATCGTTGTCGGGTTCCTGTTGGATCGCTTCCCTGAGTGTCGTTTCGGCCTTGTCCAACTCGTGGTAATGCTCGTAGAACCCGGCCAGTCTTAATCGATGATCAAAGACATGCGGTTCCACCTGGACCATTTTTTGAAAGAGCGGCTCCGCCTCCTCCTTTTTCTCCAGGCGAACCAGGAGGTTTCCAAGGTTGCTGAGCAGTACGATGTTGTCGGGATTCGCTCCAACCGCCTCTCTCAAAACTTTTTCGGCATCGCCCGGCCGCTGTTCGCGTACGTAGAGCGCCGCCAGCAGGCTGGCCGCGTCCGGCTCCTGGGGATGAAGCCGCATCACCCCTTCGGCCTTTTGGATCGCCTCCCGGACTCGACCGTCCCGGACCAGGAGGGCGGCTTTCAGAATCTCGGCCTGGGCATCGCCGGGATGTTGACTCAAAACCCTGTCCGCCATCTCCGCGACCTTGTCGGACATTCCGGCATCCAGATAATACCGGCCCAGTTGGATCAAGGCCTCCCGGTAATCCGGATTGATTTCGACGACCCTCAAGTAGTGGCCAAAGGCCTCCTGCCAGTTCTTTTCCTTTTCCTCCACCTGGGCGTACATGAAATAGGCCTCGGGATCTTTGGGATCGATCTTTAAGACGTTGCGCAGCGCCACGCGGGCCTTCGGCCAGTTCCCTTCCTGCATGTACTGCCTCGCCCGCTCCGTGTATTCGGCTTTTCGGTCCTGCGGGCTGCTGCACCCGATGACACCCGTCAGGATCATCAACGGGATCACCATCCAGATTTTCATCCGTTCCATAGCCGCCTCCTCGTTTTCCGATAGACCCTCAGGCCGCCCAAGCCCGGACCCCAAGAATCATCAAGGCCCAAAGCACCACCATCCCCAACGGGACCCACCGGTTCGAAAGCCTGACGAGAATCAGCTCGTAGGCGAAAAACAGCACGATCAATTTCAACACGAGCAGGCCCAGCGGTATTTCTCCCAGGCGGATCTCCGAAAGGCTCGGGACAATCATCGCAACCAGCAAGACGAGAAAATCGAGGGGGGTGACCCGGAAGGAATTATCCCGGTTCAGTTGGATGGCGATCAGAACCACCACCGCCATCAGGACGAAGAACAGGTTCAACATCAAATGGATGGGCCCTCCGGCGTCCCGGAATCCCCCCTCGCTCAGGTAAATTAGAAATGCACCCACTACGTACAAGCCCAGACGGACCAGAAGCGGGATCGCCCGACGAAAGATCACGAAGCCGCCGAGCAGAATGCCGAACAGCAAGACCGCGAAAATCCCGAAATCGGCCGGGATCTGATAGGGAACGAAGGCGCCCAACCCCAAAAACAGCAGCATCCCCATTCCCAAAATCCAGAATGGAATCTCCGAAAGACGCCCCGATTCCTTGATCCGTCGCATCAGAACCGCCGAGAGCGATCGGCCGCGGTCGGCCCGTCGCCATCGCAATCGGCCCCCCGCGACCAGAACGGAAAAGATAAGAACCGCCCCCGCGAACAAGGTGTACACGGCCAACAGCTCCCCATCCTCATGCCAGCGCATCAGATAGGCCAGGCCGATCATCGCGGCCTGAATGAGATAAATAATCACGACGGCTTCGTGATGGAAAAAACCGACCGATAAGAGCTTGTGGTGGATATGATTTTTATCCGCGAGAAAAGGGGACCGGCGCTCCCGGAGGCGCTGGCCCATCACCATGAGCGTATCCAGCACCGGCAGGCCGATCACGAGAAGGGCCAGGATCGGACTGAAAGGCGATCGAGCGGGATCGCTCAGGATCACGGCCGAAACGGCCGCGGAATACCCGAGAAATTGACTCCCGCTGTCCCCCATGAAAACCTTCGCCGGATAGGTGTTAAAACGCAAAAATCCGAAAACACCCCCCAGCACCGAGAACGACAGGATCATCACAATAGGGTCTCCCGACAGTGTGGCCAGGTAGGCCAGCCCGGCGAAGCTGAGCAAACAAAGCCCGCCGGCCAGTCCGTCCAGTCCGTCCGACAGGTTGACGGCGTTCGTGATTCCGAGCAGGACCAGAAGGGTCACCGGGGTCGCCAACCATGGACCCCAATCCGTCCCGTCGAGGAAGGGCAGGCTCTTCAAACGGATCCCTCCGTACCCCGTCACGATCAGAATCGCCAACACTTGCGCCATAAATTTCGACTTGAAGTCGAGGCTCGAGCGGTCGTCCCACACCCCGAAAAACAGAATGATTCCCGCGCCGATCAGATAGGATGAAACCTCCCGGTCCATCGGCGCAAATAACAGGATCGACGCCAACGCCCCGGCGGCCATCGCGATTCCTCCCACCCGGACGACCGGGACGGCGTGCATTTTCCGCTCGCCGGGCATGTCCAGGAGACGAAGAGGTCCCGCCCATCGCATCAACGGAGGGATCAGCGCGATGCAGATCAGCAAGGAACATACAAACGCGTAAAAGAGGGTCATATCCATATTTAATGCGGTATGAAACGCGCCAAAATGGGACGGACCTCGCCCGCGAATTCGACGAGTCGGCGGTCGACGTCGGCGGCGCTTTTCCCCTTGGGCACGGGGGCCGTCAGGCGGACCAGGGCCCCGTCGGTTCGGTTTTTGGTCAAGGCATCCCAGAAAAGATAAAACTTGACCAGATACTCGTTGGTTAAGATCCTTCCCCGCTGCTGAAACCAGTAATAGACGACCCGTTCGTCGGTTCCTTTCTGAATCACGGCCCGGTTCACCGTCAGAGGAAACCCGGCCTCCGGACCAATCTTTTTCTCTTCCAGGGAGGTAATCTCCCACCCCCCGCCCGGAATACAGGTTCGGGGGGAGTGGGCCGACTGACCCTTCCTCTGGGACTGGTAGTAAGCGACATAGAAGTTGATCGGGGAATCGCCCGGGCCGCGATAGTCCGCCAGGAGGTAGTCGTCGAACTGGAGCGTTTTCACGTACTCCTCCTCCATCGGAAAACTCCTCCCCGTCCAAGCCCCCACATTCATCGGAAACTCGGCAAACGTCGGCCGGGCCGGCGGGATTTCCTCACCCGAGACGACATGGGTCGAGGCGATGATCACCGGAACGAAAAGGGCCAGGGAAACGAAATAGGCCGGAGGGGACAAAACCGATCCCGATTTCCGGACCCCCGAGCCCTCCCCCTCATCCGCTGTCGCGGCCGGGGCGGGACCGAACATTTCCGACAAGGACCGCCGTCTCCCCCGTGCGCCGATCCGCCCGAGGACCCACATTTCGCCGACCAGCATCAGGAGGCTACAGACGAACAACAGCCATCCCGAAAAAGCGTGGAAAAATCCCTCCGCGGTCACCCGGCCGTAGCGGTCGACCAGGAATCCGGTCACGCCGATTCGAAACCCGTTGAGAAAAATCGCGATCGGAAAACTCGACAGAAAAAGGGCCGCCCGCTTCCAAAGGTCCTCCCGGTAAAGATAAGCGCAGATCAACGCCAGTGTCGATAAGGGAAAGAGGTATCGTAATCCGCTGCAGGCCTCCGCCACCTGAAGTTGAATCGGCCCGAGGTCGATCACGTTCCCTTCCCGAAAGGCCGTCACCCCGACCAGCTTCAAGAAGCCGACGCCGAGTTCGGAGGAAATCAGTTGCATCCTGGCCGAAAATCCCTGATACAGAAAATCGGGAAGGGGAATCATGGTGAGAAGAAAGAAAACGGGAAAGGCGATCTCCCTCAGGCCGCGTGTCCCGATGACCGAGAGCAACAGGCCGGTCACGACCACAAGGAGCGAAAGGTGAATCAGGACATACAGGGTGGAAAGCTCTCCGATGAAATAAAGTCCCAAACCGACCGACACGACCGGGAAACCCCACCAGGTTCCGCCCCGGTCGATCGCCTTCAGCCTCTCGCGCCGTTGCCAAATCAGATAGAGAGAGATCAACGGGACAAAGAAGCCGTAGCCGTAATTCTCATCCGTGTACCATGACTTTACCATGTAGGCCATTCCCGGGTAATAGATGATCGCCAAGAGCAGGACGGGAAGAACCGCCATCTGCCAGAACCAACGTTTGTACAGGATTTCCATAACGCCCATCGATTCGAATTCCATCGATCCGTCTTCAGCCGATCACGAATTGCCGCAACACCCGCACGGCGAATCGGGGCAGCGCGGTCTGCCGGACCAGACGCCTCGGTTCGGAGAGGAGGCGATAAAGCCATTCGAGGTGGACCTTCCGGATGACCGCCGGAGCGCGCTTCACCCGTCCGGCGAGCACATCGAATGTCCCACCCACGCCTTGGCAAACCTTGATGTTCAGCCGCGGGAGATACCGCTTCATCCAAATCTCCTGCTTCGGACTACCCAATGCGACAAAAAGCACCTCCGCTTTCGAGGCATTGATGCGGTCGATCAGGCCGGGCATCTCTTCCTCTTTGAGATAACCGTGTTGCCCCCCCACGATTTGAATGCCCGGGAAACGCCGCCGCAGGGCATCCATCGTATCGCGATTCACCTCCGGACCGCCCCCGAAAAGAAAGACCCGATATCCTTTCCGCGCGGCCCGCTCACAGATGGCCGGCATCAGCTCCGACCCCGGGACCCTTTTCATCCTCCCCAACCCCAGGAGGCGGGCCGCCATCACGACGCCGATCCCGTCCGGAATCAACAGGCGGGCCTCCCGAAGCGGGTCCAAGAGCACCGGACTCTTGATCGCCTTGATCACCTTTTCGGGGTTCACCGCGATCACCATGCCGGGCCGATCGTCCCGCATCATCTCTTCAACGGCGCTCAAGGCCAGCGGGAGGTCAACACAGTCCAGCGGCACACCGAGCAGCTCGATTCGCTTGGGCCTCATCCATCCACCCCTGGATCCCGGAACATTCCGTATCCGATATCTTCGTCGCCCCATCGCCGGTCCGGATCTGCGTCACGAATCGGTGGGGAAGCTTTCCGTGGTATCGCGCCCGAAGCATCGTGACCGGTTCTTTGAATCCGTATCGACGCGACCTCCACCCCAGGATCGGACTCTCCTCCCCGGAATGAAGGGAAAGCTCCCCGCCCTGGACGACGAGATTAAAGTCCCGATCGCGGGCGCGTAAAAGAAACGCCTCGCCGTTCCGGACGGGCGAAACCCCGCAATGCCAGTGGAGGTCCAGTGTGTGAAGGCCTTCACCGGCCAGACGGTCGAAGATCAGCCACAGGCCCGGCGGACGATAGATCACCGCACGCCAATGTTCAACCCCCGGCTTCAATCGTGTGTAGCCGTCGTGATAGGCCAAGAGACGAATTTCCCCGTCCCAGGCTTCCTCGCGACGGATGATTCGAGTCTGAAAAGGGCGAGACCACATGAACGGCGTTTCCTGAACCGCCTGATCCGACCCATCTACCGTTACGGTATTGTGGGCCGGCGTGCCCCGAAAATACGACCTCCAGCGCGGATCCCCGGCATAGGTGTAGGTACCGGAATCGATCAGGATTTCTTCCCTCCCCGCCCGAAAGAAGACGGATAGCGCATCGGCATGGCCGTGCCCGTAGGAAGGCGCCATCCCCAAAGGACCGTGATCAAAAATGAGCGTGATCTCCCCGTTGTTTCCGTCCCGGATCATCGAATACCCGGAATCCTCGAAGGTCAAGAGGGCTTGACGGGCCGGGGAATCATCCCGGGACAGACGGAGAAACGGAGAAAGGGCGTAACCGGTGTCGGAATCCCCGATGGAAGGACATTCTTCCGGAGAATTCCCGAACGCGTTTAAAAATTGCCTCCCCCGGGTGTGGGCGTATCGGACGGCGGGCGGGACAGGGTCGTGGTGATGATCCATCAACGCAACCACCAGGCCGTATAGATCGACAATAAACTGGAGATACCCAAAGGCCTGTTCCGATCCGCCCCCGTCCAACGCGATCTGCCGGCTCGCTTCCCGGTCCAACTGTGCCAGTCCCAGGTTTTTCCAACCCTCCGCTCCGTCCAACTCCGGGAAGAGCGTTCCCGCGTAAACCAGTCCGGCGGACTCCGCAATGGTGTGGTTGCCCGCTGAAGAATACAGAGAGAGCCGACGATTGATAAAATCGGCATGGCCGTTGACCAGAACCAACACGGCCTTCCAGATTCGCGATGACCCGGCCAGTTTTTTTCGCGCAAGGTCCACCGCATAACAAACAGCCAGGATCCGGAGGGCACATTCCATGGCGGAGATGTAATGAATGCCTTGCTGTGTCGGATTCGCCTCAACCCAGGACAGGAGTTGTTCTTCTAACCGAACAGCGGCCCGTTCCCCAAGCGCTCCATCGTTCTTCCCGGCCAACAGGCCCAACAAAACCAACTGCTGCAGTCGGGAAGGCTCCCAGGCCACGCGAACATCCCCGTATGGGTTTCCGTTTCGGTAGGGGATGGAACCGAAAAAAATCTGAGGCCACCGTTTTCCCGTGTCCGGCGCTTCGTGCCAGACCGACGGATCCGGCCTCCAGGTCCATGGATAACCCAGCGCCTTGCACGATCCGGCCAGAAGATCCTGGATTGTAGAATCATCCTGTGGAAACGACCAGGGAAGCTCCGGAAGTCTGGGCTCGGATCCGGTGCAGAAACCGAAGCGATGAATGTCGTAACGAAAGGGATGCGCGTGTGCCGGCCGCATCTTGTATTTCACCTCCATCGCCTTCAGTGAACACTGCTCGGCGATCCGGGACACGATCTCGAACGGGCTCATCACCTTAAGCCGCTTGACGTACCACCGGAAATCTTCCCCCGAAGGCATCGCATCGCTCTTAAACATCGTAGACCTGCCCCGTCCGAAGACTTCTCACGGCCAGGAAACAGGCGCGCGTGACCGCCTGGATCTGACCGAAGGACATCACGGGAGCTTCGCCCCGAACCACGCTCTGGACCCACCGGATCATTTCAGCATGGAATCCTTTGTCCTGCCCGCCCGATTTAAAGCTCGTCTTTTTTCCGTCAGCGTAGAAATCCGAACGCATAAAGTCGTCCATGACGAGAGACTTCCCACCGCCGAAGACCTCAAAGCGTTCCTTGGCCAGCAATGTATTTCCCCCTGCGGTATATACAACGGTGCCTATCGATCCATCTTCAAACGTGAAGGAAAGAATAGACTGGTCATCCGTTGTTCCAGAGTCGTGACGGCCGATTCTTCGTGCGTGAACGGAGACAGGGGGGGCACCGCACAAGGATTGCATATAGTCCACAAAATGACAGGCTTCACCCACAATGCGGCCGCCCCCGATATCAGGATCCTGGGCCCAGTGCTCCGCGGGGAGGAAACCGGCATTCACCCGATACACCATCACCAAGGGATTTTTGCGATCCTTAAAGAATTCCCTGGCCCGATCCGCGTGGGGAGAGAAGCGTCGGTTAAATCCCACCGCCAGATGCAAACCCATAGAAGCCTTCACTTCATAAATGGAACCGATTCTGTCCAGCTCTTCTTCCGTAAGGCAGAGGGGCTTTTCGACGAAAACATGCTTTCCTGCTTCGAGCGCCTCGACCACCAACGTCCCATGGAGATCATGACGCGTCCCGATCAGGACCGCGTTCACCGAAGGATCTTTCAACACTTCGTAGTAATCGGTGGTGCTGTAAGCCGCTTTCGTCTTCTCGGCCAGGGCCTTGGCATGGATTCCGGAGGCCGTACAGATCCCGCGTAGCCGGAGCTCTTTCATCTTGAGAAGTTCCGGGAGCAGTCGATCCCTTACGTGGCGGCCCGCGCCGATGATCCCCAAGTTGAGCTTTTCTAAGGGCAGCGACGGACTTGCTTCAATGACGCGGTTGCTCGTCAACGGCGTATCCGGAGGGTAGGAGATTAAGATTCCAAGATAAGGCTCCTGATTTTCCATCATCAGTTCATAAGCCCGCCCGGCTTCATCAATCGGATAGCGGTGCGTCACCAGGTCCTTGACACGGAGTCTCCCTTGCTGAAGCAGCGATAAAAAGGCCTCCATGTTCCGGTTTTCGGTCCACCGAACATAGCCGTAGGGATAGTCGTGACCCTTTTCTTCGTAGCGATCATCGTAGCGCCCCGGTCCGTACGAAGTTGAGAAGCGCAATTCCAGCTCCTTCCGGTAGTAAGGCTCACGCGGAATAGACATCCCGACCGCCCCCACCACCACCACGCGGCCTTTCTTTCGAGAAATCTCTCCGGCGACCTCGATCGGACCGTTCTCCTTCGTGGCGGCCGTGATCAGCACGATATCGACGCCATATCCGCATGAAAAAGCGGCCGCGGCTTCGTCCAACTCTTCGGGAACCGCCACTGCGTCCGCACCGAATGTCTTGGCCATCTCAAGTTTCTTCCAATCCGGATCCGAAGCCAGCACGAGACAACCCGAAGCTTTTAACATCTGGACGGTGATCTGACCTAAAAGCCCAAGACCGATCACCGCCACCCGATCACCC
This genomic interval from Nitrospiria bacterium contains the following:
- a CDS encoding MraY family glycosyltransferase — translated: MTLFYAFVCSLLICIALIPPLMRWAGPLRLLDMPGERKMHAVPVVRVGGIAMAAGALASILLFAPMDREVSSYLIGAGIILFFGVWDDRSSLDFKSKFMAQVLAILIVTGYGGIRLKSLPFLDGTDWGPWLATPVTLLVLLGITNAVNLSDGLDGLAGGLCLLSFAGLAYLATLSGDPIVMILSFSVLGGVFGFLRFNTYPAKVFMGDSGSQFLGYSAAVSAVILSDPARSPFSPILALLVIGLPVLDTLMVMGQRLRERRSPFLADKNHIHHKLLSVGFFHHEAVVIIYLIQAAMIGLAYLMRWHEDGELLAVYTLFAGAVLIFSVLVAGGRLRWRRADRGRSLSAVLMRRIKESGRLSEIPFWILGMGMLLFLGLGAFVPYQIPADFGIFAVLLFGILLGGFVIFRRAIPLLVRLGLYVVGAFLIYLSEGGFRDAGGPIHLMLNLFFVLMAVVVLIAIQLNRDNSFRVTPLDFLVLLVAMIVPSLSEIRLGEIPLGLLVLKLIVLFFAYELILVRLSNRWVPLGMVVLWALMILGVRAWAA
- a CDS encoding tetratricopeptide repeat protein; translated protein: MERMKIWMVIPLMILTGVIGCSSPQDRKAEYTERARQYMQEGNWPKARVALRNVLKIDPKDPEAYFMYAQVEEKEKNWQEAFGHYLRVVEINPDYREALIQLGRYYLDAGMSDKVAEMADRVLSQHPGDAQAEILKAALLVRDGRVREAIQKAEGVMRLHPQEPDAASLLAALYVREQRPGDAEKVLREAVGANPDNIVLLSNLGNLLVRLEKKEEAEPLFQKMVQVEPHVFDHRLRLAGFYEHYHELDKAETTLREAIQQEPDNDRGWLGLAEFVTAHKGIREGEAVLLEAVKKSDNAAQFQFALGQLYQKAKKTEEARRVYEKIVNEEEDRPQGLNARVKLAEMDFAEGNRESAEKRLQEVLKKNPRSSDALLVQGKISLLDGEGQDAVGAFRSVLKDQPERADVHSLLGQAYLATGEGPLARESLEKAVALDPRQFDARRVLARLDAADGKPEAARGRLEAILRETPNDVETLGALLTLNMADRDWRGAEAALTRVQAAGADPVVADMAEGSLGQARRQWERATRAYDRAMDLRPDAPAPLFGLMQVELAQGKKEEASGRLRKLISARPEHPYAHGMLGEVLVVQGDRAGAEHEFLEAIRLKPDWVTPWIDLSNLKLLQEKPSDAAAVLEKGLRANPKSEELQVLLAAAQTQIGQTDQAIQLYEKVLDKNPNVLLAANNLASLLTEHRGDPQSLERALALSRDFEKTAPNPLFLDTLGWVYVKMGRFEDGVRVFQKIESKVPDRPILYYHLGMAYYKVGNEIKARRYLGRAVQASKPFPGIEDARAALAQIAQVKG
- a CDS encoding bi-domain-containing oxidoreductase, with the protein product MKQIVQNYRTGLLKVDQLPAPALRPGGVLVANRFSLISAGTEKSTVQMAQKSLVGKAVERPELVRKMLNQVRKNGLVETVRMAFDRLDSPAALGYSCAGVVLGVGENLNGFSVGEGVACAGQNYASHAEVVYVPKKLCVKIPSGVDFEDASFVALGAIALQGIRQAEPCLGDRVAVIGLGLLGQITVQMLKASGCLVLASDPDWKKLEMAKTFGADAVAVPEELDEAAAAFSCGYGVDIVLITAATKENGPIEVAGEISRKKGRVVVVGAVGMSIPREPYYRKELELRFSTSYGPGRYDDRYEEKGHDYPYGYVRWTENRNMEAFLSLLQQGRLRVKDLVTHRYPIDEAGRAYELMMENQEPYLGILISYPPDTPLTSNRVIEASPSLPLEKLNLGIIGAGRHVRDRLLPELLKMKELRLRGICTASGIHAKALAEKTKAAYSTTDYYEVLKDPSVNAVLIGTRHDLHGTLVVEALEAGKHVFVEKPLCLTEEELDRIGSIYEVKASMGLHLAVGFNRRFSPHADRAREFFKDRKNPLVMVYRVNAGFLPAEHWAQDPDIGGGRIVGEACHFVDYMQSLCGAPPVSVHARRIGRHDSGTTDDQSILSFTFEDGSIGTVVYTAGGNTLLAKERFEVFGGGKSLVMDDFMRSDFYADGKKTSFKSGGQDKGFHAEMIRWVQSVVRGEAPVMSFGQIQAVTRACFLAVRSLRTGQVYDV
- a CDS encoding WecB/TagA/CpsF family glycosyltransferase, whose protein sequence is MRPKRIELLGVPLDCVDLPLALSAVEEMMRDDRPGMVIAVNPEKVIKAIKSPVLLDPLREARLLIPDGIGVVMAARLLGLGRMKRVPGSELMPAICERAARKGYRVFLFGGGPEVNRDTMDALRRRFPGIQIVGGQHGYLKEEEMPGLIDRINASKAEVLFVALGSPKQEIWMKRYLPRLNIKVCQGVGGTFDVLAGRVKRAPAVIRKVHLEWLYRLLSEPRRLVRQTALPRFAVRVLRQFVIG
- the xrtD gene encoding VPLPA-CTERM-specific exosortase XrtD; the encoded protein is MEFESMGVMEILYKRWFWQMAVLPVLLLAIIYYPGMAYMVKSWYTDENYGYGFFVPLISLYLIWQRRERLKAIDRGGTWWGFPVVSVGLGLYFIGELSTLYVLIHLSLLVVVTGLLLSVIGTRGLREIAFPVFFLLTMIPLPDFLYQGFSARMQLISSELGVGFLKLVGVTAFREGNVIDLGPIQLQVAEACSGLRYLFPLSTLALICAYLYREDLWKRAALFLSSFPIAIFLNGFRIGVTGFLVDRYGRVTAEGFFHAFSGWLLFVCSLLMLVGEMWVLGRIGARGRRRSLSEMFGPAPAATADEGEGSGVRKSGSVLSPPAYFVSLALFVPVIIASTHVVSGEEIPPARPTFAEFPMNVGAWTGRSFPMEEEYVKTLQFDDYLLADYRGPGDSPINFYVAYYQSQRKGQSAHSPRTCIPGGGWEITSLEEKKIGPEAGFPLTVNRAVIQKGTDERVVYYWFQQRGRILTNEYLVKFYLFWDALTKNRTDGALVRLTAPVPKGKSAADVDRRLVEFAGEVRPILARFIPH
- a CDS encoding polysaccharide biosynthesis/export family protein translates to MKGFETAWAIVASAALCLLPVPVGAITDGTPTDLGYRLGPEDVLQISVWKDDSLTREVLVRPDGMISFPLIGEVQAEGRTAEELRKDIRQRLSPFIPEPTVSVAVTKVNSYKIYVIGKVNRPGEYLVGHYSNVMQALSLAGGMTPYASENGIKVLRWEQGNQRTYPFRYGDVKKGNHLEQNILLQRGDVIVVP
- a CDS encoding alginate lyase family protein → MFKSDAMPSGEDFRWYVKRLKVMSPFEIVSRIAEQCSLKAMEVKYKMRPAHAHPFRYDIHRFGFCTGSEPRLPELPWSFPQDDSTIQDLLAGSCKALGYPWTWRPDPSVWHEAPDTGKRWPQIFFGSIPYRNGNPYGDVRVAWEPSRLQQLVLLGLLAGKNDGALGERAAVRLEEQLLSWVEANPTQQGIHYISAMECALRILAVCYAVDLARKKLAGSSRIWKAVLVLVNGHADFINRRLSLYSSAGNHTIAESAGLVYAGTLFPELDGAEGWKNLGLAQLDREASRQIALDGGGSEQAFGYLQFIVDLYGLVVALMDHHHDPVPPAVRYAHTRGRQFLNAFGNSPEECPSIGDSDTGYALSPFLRLSRDDSPARQALLTFEDSGYSMIRDGNNGEITLIFDHGPLGMAPSYGHGHADALSVFFRAGREEILIDSGTYTYAGDPRWRSYFRGTPAHNTVTVDGSDQAVQETPFMWSRPFQTRIIRREEAWDGEIRLLAYHDGYTRLKPGVEHWRAVIYRPPGLWLIFDRLAGEGLHTLDLHWHCGVSPVRNGEAFLLRARDRDFNLVVQGGELSLHSGEESPILGWRSRRYGFKEPVTMLRARYHGKLPHRFVTQIRTGDGATKISDTECSGIQGWMDEAQANRAARCAAGLC